In Gossypium raimondii isolate GPD5lz chromosome 12, ASM2569854v1, whole genome shotgun sequence, a single window of DNA contains:
- the LOC105764944 gene encoding uncharacterized protein LOC105764944: protein MDFGFKGINEDTSACSFNETDIQKCPFLKNINKPTDFSFPSMSFPMPGTRGPLFEDGPNFDMAFKLFHGKDGILPLSGRSDVPCDRDKQEPTIQFNPLAGKAATISLSAFSSGGPFSFGPFSDKRKNQKKKSDSSNKQEPSSQKGNSSNHDAMGNEWLQNGNCPIAKSYRAVSRVLPLVATPFHLSPAMKFRCPPAVVAARAALARTALVKNLRPQPLPAKMFVIALLGMAANVPLGAWKEHTEKFSLSWFVAVHAAVPFIAMLRKSVVMPKTAMALTIGASILGQVIGSRAERQRLKAVAEREKVAAETAVAAAVAGYNDLSQVDPSGASHCGREGAIWGPIPVKVSRPSSSSDSVCY from the exons ATGGACTTCGGGTTCAAGGGAATCAATGAGGACACATCTGCGTGCTCATTTAATGAGACAGACATTCAGAAATGTCCATTTCTTAAGAACATTAACAAACCCACCGACTTTTCATTCCCTTCAATGAGTTTTCCCATGCCT GGAACTAGAGGTCCTTTATTTGAAGATGGTCCAAACTTTGATATGGCATTTAAGCTTTTTCATGGGAAGGATGGCATTTTACCTCTCTCAGGGAGGTCTGATGTTCCCTGTGACAGAGACAAACAGGAGCCTACCATCCAATTTAACCCATTAGCAGGAAAAGCTGCAACAATTAGCCTTTCAGCTTTTAGCTCAGGAGGGCCCTTCAGCTTTGGTCCCTTCTCAGATAAAAGGAAGAACCAGAAAAAGAAATCCGACTCATCTAACAAACAAGAACCCTCTTCTCAG AAAGGAAATTCATCAAATCATGATGCAATGGGAAACGAGTGGTTACAAAATGGGAATTGCCCAATTGCAAAATCTTACAGAGCAGTGAGTCGTGTCCTACCACTTGTGGCGACACCTTTTCATCTCTCACCTGCAATGAAGTTTAGATGCCCCCCTGCTGTAGTTGCCGCAAGGGCTGCCCTAGCACGCACTGCCCTTGTTAAAAACTTACGCCCTCAGCCACTGCCTGCAAAGATGTTTGTTATTGCTCTCTTGGGCATGGCAGCTAACGTGCCTTTGGGTGCTTGGAAGGAGCACActgaaaaattttctttatcatGGTTTGTAGCTGTGCATGCAGCTGTGCCCTTCATAGCCATGCTTCGGAAGTCCGTTGTAATGCCTAAAACAGCTATGGCCTTGACAATTGGAGCTTCTATCCTGGGGCAGGTTATTGGTTCAAGAGCTGAAAGGCAGCGGCTGAAAGCAGTGGCTGAAAGGGAGAAGGTGGCAGCTGAAACAGCCGTTGCTGCTGCTGTGGCTGGGTATAATGATCTAAGTCAGGTTGATCCTTCCGGTGCAAGCCACTGTGGTAGAGAAGGGGCTATCTGGGGACCCATTCCAGTGAAGGTGAGTCGACCATCCTCTTCATCAGACAGTGTGTGCTATtga